A single region of the bacterium genome encodes:
- a CDS encoding cytochrome C has translation MNYPVWDLFATGGGFWIALVATVHVFVSHFAVGGGLWLVLTERKALREGDADLLGYVKGHAKFFLLLTMVFGGLTGVGIWWTIALLSPAGTSVLIHNFVFGWATEWVCFVGEIVALFIYHYTFGRMRAREHQIIGWFYFVFAWLSLVLITGIIGFMLTPGAWTATGDFWDGFLNPTFLPGVVFRTFLSLMIAGMFGLVTAVHRRQAAFREKVIRWSAGWILAPFALMLASAWWYVQALPDAQAAMILHKAHEIAPFLQAFAVLTPVLLVGALVMVIRLPGGVKKPLAYLVMLIGFFHMTSFEFIREAGRRPYVIHGHMYSNSVLAADVDRIDAEGVLKVAKWTEFAAITPENELGAGEEIFRLECTSCHSRGGVLNDILPLTAGMPLLGVDAQLSGQGTVVEYMPPFVGTAQERHAVARYITEGLHGMRETAPVFEDKPLATDIPPFDVDQDAYVLLAWNNLGMHCLSDSDPYFVILPPANEIQAQLIRRGETPEVVTEGVKITYKPEAGFEDPAANVRFWEFDEQNFGVDLARNVGLKGFGMSGELHLEEARGIWEAPMVPIAPYDGEGHYNPFPLFTIEAVDAESGDVLAMTKTVVPTATEMGCQNCHGGGWRVDGVAGFTDATSAAILAVHDKHSGTELLKMAERGEPRLCASCHEDPATGTGRYSGNEDFAHADLLNLPAAVHGWHANYLRGAGAEACAYCHPANPQGATQCLRGGHSVNLDCTNCHGRIEDHALGLLKAEQEKGKPGAARLMANLVSPAVASHDEVVGRVPWLQEPDCLACHEDFTRPDPATASAVYKWVEGPSGLYRFSSDESGLIPCLSCHGSPHATFPTHSHKYGADRDNILPLQVQGNRRPIGAGGNCKVCHTIDMEDSIHHENMENP, from the coding sequence ATGAACTACCCCGTCTGGGATCTCTTCGCGACCGGGGGCGGCTTCTGGATCGCCCTCGTCGCGACCGTGCACGTCTTCGTCTCGCACTTCGCCGTCGGCGGCGGCCTGTGGCTCGTGCTCACCGAGCGCAAGGCGCTGCGCGAGGGCGACGCCGACCTGCTCGGCTACGTCAAGGGCCACGCGAAGTTCTTCCTGCTGCTGACCATGGTCTTCGGTGGGCTGACGGGCGTCGGCATCTGGTGGACCATCGCCCTGCTGAGCCCGGCGGGCACGTCGGTGCTGATCCACAACTTCGTCTTCGGCTGGGCCACCGAGTGGGTGTGCTTCGTGGGCGAGATCGTCGCGCTCTTCATCTACCACTACACCTTCGGCAGGATGCGCGCCCGCGAGCACCAGATCATCGGCTGGTTCTACTTCGTCTTCGCGTGGCTGAGCCTGGTGCTGATCACCGGCATCATCGGCTTCATGCTCACGCCGGGCGCCTGGACCGCGACCGGCGACTTCTGGGACGGCTTCCTCAACCCGACCTTCCTGCCCGGCGTCGTCTTCCGCACCTTCCTGAGCCTGATGATCGCCGGCATGTTCGGCCTCGTCACGGCGGTGCACCGGCGCCAGGCCGCTTTCCGGGAGAAGGTGATCCGCTGGAGCGCCGGCTGGATCCTGGCCCCGTTCGCGCTGATGCTGGCCTCGGCCTGGTGGTACGTGCAGGCCCTGCCCGACGCGCAGGCCGCCATGATCCTGCACAAGGCCCACGAGATCGCGCCCTTCCTGCAGGCCTTCGCCGTGCTGACGCCGGTGCTGCTGGTCGGGGCGCTGGTGATGGTCATCAGGCTGCCGGGCGGCGTGAAGAAGCCCCTGGCCTACCTGGTCATGCTCATCGGCTTCTTCCACATGACGAGCTTCGAGTTCATCCGCGAGGCCGGGCGGCGCCCGTACGTCATCCACGGGCACATGTATTCGAACTCGGTGCTGGCGGCCGACGTCGACCGCATCGATGCCGAGGGCGTCCTCAAGGTCGCCAAGTGGACCGAGTTCGCCGCGATCACGCCGGAGAACGAGCTGGGCGCGGGCGAGGAGATCTTCCGGCTCGAGTGCACGTCGTGCCACAGCCGGGGCGGGGTGCTGAACGACATCCTGCCGCTCACGGCCGGGATGCCCCTGCTCGGCGTCGACGCCCAGCTCTCGGGTCAGGGCACGGTCGTCGAGTACATGCCGCCCTTCGTGGGCACGGCGCAGGAGCGGCACGCGGTGGCGCGCTACATCACCGAGGGGCTGCACGGGATGCGCGAGACGGCGCCCGTGTTCGAGGACAAGCCGCTGGCGACCGACATCCCGCCCTTCGACGTGGACCAGGACGCGTACGTGCTGCTGGCCTGGAACAACCTGGGCATGCACTGCCTCAGCGACAGCGACCCGTACTTCGTGATCCTGCCGCCGGCCAACGAGATCCAGGCCCAGCTGATCCGGCGCGGCGAGACGCCCGAGGTCGTCACCGAGGGCGTGAAGATCACCTACAAGCCCGAGGCCGGCTTCGAGGATCCCGCGGCCAACGTGCGGTTCTGGGAGTTCGACGAGCAGAACTTTGGCGTCGACCTCGCGCGGAACGTCGGCCTGAAGGGCTTCGGCATGTCCGGCGAGCTGCACCTCGAGGAGGCGCGCGGCATCTGGGAGGCGCCCATGGTGCCGATCGCGCCCTACGACGGCGAAGGCCACTACAACCCGTTCCCGCTGTTCACCATCGAGGCCGTCGACGCCGAGTCGGGCGACGTGCTGGCCATGACGAAGACCGTCGTGCCCACGGCCACGGAGATGGGCTGCCAGAACTGCCACGGCGGCGGCTGGCGGGTCGACGGCGTGGCGGGCTTCACCGACGCCACGAGCGCGGCGATCCTGGCCGTGCACGACAAGCACTCGGGCACCGAGCTGCTGAAGATGGCCGAGCGGGGCGAGCCGCGCCTGTGCGCGAGCTGCCACGAGGACCCGGCCACCGGGACCGGCCGCTACTCCGGCAACGAGGACTTCGCGCACGCCGACCTGCTGAACCTGCCGGCGGCGGTGCACGGCTGGCACGCCAACTACCTGCGGGGAGCGGGGGCCGAGGCCTGCGCCTACTGCCATCCGGCCAACCCGCAGGGCGCGACCCAGTGCCTGCGCGGCGGCCACAGCGTGAACCTCGACTGCACCAACTGCCACGGCCGCATCGAGGACCACGCCCTGGGCCTGCTCAAGGCCGAGCAGGAGAAGGGCAAGCCCGGCGCGGCGCGGCTCATGGCGAACCTCGTTTCGCCCGCGGTGGCGAGCCACGACGAGGTGGTCGGCCGGGTGCCCTGGTTGCAGGAGCCGGACTGCCTGGCCTGCCACGAGGACTTCACGCGGCCCGATCCGGCCACGGCCTCGGCGGTCTACAAGTGGGTCGAGGGGCCGAGCGGGCTGTACCGCTTCAGCAGCGACGAGTCGGGCCTGATCCCGTGCCTGTCGTGCCACGGTTCGCCGCACGCCACGTTCCCGACCCACAGCCACAAGTACGGCGCCGACCGGGACAACATCCTGCCGCTGCAGGTGCAGGGGAACCGGCGGCCCATCGGTGCCGGGGGGAACTGCAAGGTGTGCCACACGATCGACATGGAGGATTCGATCCACCACGAGAACATGGAGAATCCGTAG
- a CDS encoding YicC family protein yields the protein MLSMTGFGVGEGQAGPATITVELRSVNHRFLDVSLKLPGGLGFLETDIRNFLKDNVARGRVTVAVQMQINRDAGAAGLDPVRLQQGLDMVRAAARRLTEETGVEHPVTLDHLLAVPDLFRAEEPELEQDDLRKAFMAAIECAHAGLMAMKQAEGDALVKEMRDRLTTLSARLVEVEKLAPQAAVEIQKRLDERLAKILNDQVDPQRLAQEVALLADKANINEECERLGIHITHFHAALDEGGQVAKRLNFLLQEMHREVNTMGSKTSLMDITQAVIAMKDEVESMREQIQNLE from the coding sequence ATGCTCAGCATGACCGGATTCGGCGTCGGCGAAGGCCAGGCCGGCCCCGCCACCATCACCGTCGAACTGCGTTCCGTGAACCACCGCTTCCTCGACGTCAGCCTGAAGCTGCCGGGCGGTCTCGGTTTCCTCGAGACCGACATCCGCAACTTCCTCAAGGACAACGTCGCGCGCGGGCGGGTCACGGTGGCCGTGCAGATGCAGATCAACCGGGACGCCGGGGCGGCCGGCCTCGACCCGGTGCGGCTGCAGCAGGGGCTGGACATGGTGCGCGCGGCGGCGCGGCGGCTGACGGAGGAGACGGGGGTCGAGCATCCGGTCACCCTCGATCACCTGCTGGCGGTGCCCGACCTCTTCCGCGCCGAGGAGCCAGAGCTCGAGCAGGACGACCTGCGCAAGGCCTTCATGGCCGCCATCGAGTGCGCCCACGCGGGACTGATGGCCATGAAGCAGGCCGAGGGCGACGCCCTGGTGAAGGAGATGCGCGACCGCCTCACCACCCTGTCGGCCCGGTTGGTCGAGGTCGAGAAGCTGGCGCCCCAGGCCGCCGTCGAGATCCAGAAGCGGCTCGACGAGCGCCTGGCCAAGATCCTCAACGACCAGGTCGATCCCCAGCGGCTGGCCCAGGAAGTGGCCCTGCTGGCGGACAAGGCCAACATCAACGAGGAGTGCGAGCGGCTGGGCATCCACATCACCCACTTCCACGCGGCCCTCGACGAGGGCGGCCAGGTGGCCAAGCGGCTGAACTTCCTGCTGCAGGAGATGCACCGCGAGGTGAACACCATGGGCAGCAAGACCAGCCTCATGGACATCACCCAGGCCGTCATCGCCATGAAGGACGAGGTCGAGTCCATGCGCGAGCAGATCCAGAACCTGGAGTAG